The Labrus mixtus chromosome 16, fLabMix1.1, whole genome shotgun sequence genome window below encodes:
- the fam8a1a gene encoding protein FAM8A1: protein MFSGTTTHFRRSGAEGDEKLPEDTATTEYCAKLQQWMWQYYWGYANWQSWLSLTALPFPPPGTGAQTPGPLTAPSSTSGQQTYDPANWYSYPYPFSFPASSPHLSGTQVGHSSTTTPAAAADGRTAQQQNGNPPQAGREYTIPSPLQRFLAETVDFFILFCVKATIVLWIMHLSGMKDIAKFITHFIVEEIDENTSMEDLQKMMAVALVYRVLVCIFEVICIWGAGGATPGKFLLGLRVVTCDTSTLVRPNRVLVVPASNVSLSASTVRSLNKNFSIAFLFPVFITLLFFQHNRTVYDIVAGTIVVQRRGGR from the exons ATGTTTTCGGGTACAACGACACACTTCCGCCGTAGCGGTGCTGAAGGAGATGAAAAACTGCCTGAAGACACCGCAACAACGGAATACTGCGCAAAGTTGCAGCAGTGGATGTGGCAGTATTACTGGGGTTATGCTAACTGGCAGAGCTGGCTGTCTCTGACAGCTCTCCCCTTTCCTCCGCCGGGGACAGGTGCTCAGACTCCGGGACCATTAACAGCACCTTCCTCCACCTCGGGGCAGCAGACTTACGACCCTGCAAACTGGTACAGCTACCCTTATCCCTTCAGTTTCCCTGCATCCTCTCCTCATCTTAGTGGCACCCAGGTCGGACATAGCTCCACCACGACCccggctgcagctgctgatggTCGGACAGCCCAACAGCAGAATGGGAACCCACCTCAGGCAG GACGGGAGTACACCATCCCTTCTCCTCTCCAGAGGTTCCTCGCTGAGACGGTGGACTTCTTCATCTTGTTCTGTGTGAAGGCCACCATCGTGCTGTGGATCATGCATCTGAGTGGAATGAA GGACATTGCCAAATTTATCACCCACTTCATTGTGGAGGAGATAGACGAGAACACATCGATGGAGGACCTGCAGAAGATGATGGCTGTAGCTCTGGTTTACAGGGTGTTGGTGTGTATCTTTGAG gtGATATGTATTTGGGGAGCTGGTGGTGCCACACCAGGGAAGTTCCTGCTTGGTCTGCGGGTTGTGACATGTGACACATCCACTCTGGTCCGTCCAAACCGAGTGCTTGTTGTCCCTGCGTCTAATGTGTCCCTCTCTGC CTCTACCGTGCGGTCTCTCAATAAGAACTTCTCCATTGCCTTCCTCTTCCCCGTCTTTATCACTCTCCTGTTCTTCCAGCACAACAGGACTGTGTATGACATCGTGGCCGGGACTATCGTTGTCCAGCGTAGAGGGGGCAGATag